The Ignavibacteriales bacterium genome has a segment encoding these proteins:
- a CDS encoding glycoside hydrolase family 9 protein — translation MIFQCVKIILYFLVLGTVSSCTLNLNAEPEIFVRFNQLGFTPNDIKTAVVLSTTNMDGKSISIVDSKSDKKVISVSFGINQGPYGNFPFTYLIDFSQIKNSGDYYLLYSKQRTYQFKISEQVYNGLADTLLQFFRVQRCGYTDPLLHKVCHIADATSIIDGKQTIAKTIDVTGGWHDAGDYVKFLNTTAFSTYLLLFSYDFDPGKFGFDNNKNGIPDILEEAKVGLDWMLRCYNDKNKVVTQVQNLRDHDVGWRLPEDDPLGFDRPAFVGMGKNLIGIYSATMALASRIWRDKLKYPEFSNQCITAAENIYSIRNKVANVDSSGSGQYLDSKFEGKLALGAVELYMTTQKSSYLNDASTYADSAGSDYWWSWGNVNSLADYRLAKFIPRFSGFIKKNLDEFNTNKNSNLFGKGTELSWGTNVTLLGITLQNILYKKLTNDNKFDSVAVFQRDFILGRNSWGVSFISNVGKNFTINFHHQIAKIKGKLPGGFAAGPATKEFVDNSKIVFEKADKYAKFQTKDSYYRDDRMDYITNEPTISGNATAIFVFGNLSSRK, via the coding sequence ATGATTTTTCAATGTGTAAAAATAATTTTGTATTTCCTTGTATTAGGTACGGTAAGCAGCTGTACTCTAAATCTTAATGCGGAGCCCGAAATATTTGTTCGTTTTAATCAACTTGGATTTACTCCAAACGATATAAAAACTGCTGTGGTTCTTTCAACTACTAATATGGATGGGAAATCTATTTCTATTGTTGATTCTAAGAGTGATAAAAAAGTTATTTCAGTTTCATTCGGTATAAATCAAGGACCGTATGGAAATTTTCCTTTTACATACTTAATAGATTTCAGTCAAATCAAAAACAGCGGCGACTATTATCTTCTATATTCAAAACAGAGAACGTACCAGTTCAAGATCAGTGAACAAGTTTATAATGGACTCGCAGATACTCTACTTCAATTCTTTAGAGTTCAGAGATGCGGTTATACGGACCCATTACTTCATAAAGTTTGTCATATTGCAGATGCAACCAGCATCATTGATGGTAAACAAACCATTGCAAAGACAATTGATGTTACCGGCGGCTGGCATGACGCAGGCGATTACGTGAAATTCCTTAATACAACTGCATTTTCAACTTATCTCTTATTGTTCTCATATGATTTCGATCCGGGTAAGTTTGGATTCGACAATAATAAAAATGGTATTCCCGATATTCTTGAGGAAGCAAAAGTTGGTTTAGACTGGATGCTGCGTTGCTACAATGATAAGAATAAAGTAGTAACACAAGTTCAAAATTTGCGCGACCATGATGTTGGCTGGCGTTTACCAGAAGACGATCCGCTCGGATTCGATCGTCCGGCATTTGTTGGAATGGGAAAAAATCTTATAGGTATTTATTCTGCAACAATGGCGTTAGCATCGAGAATATGGCGCGATAAATTAAAATATCCGGAATTTTCAAATCAGTGCATTACTGCTGCAGAAAATATTTATTCTATTAGAAATAAAGTTGCCAATGTTGATAGTAGTGGCAGCGGTCAATATCTTGATTCTAAATTCGAAGGTAAACTTGCTCTAGGTGCTGTTGAACTTTATATGACTACTCAGAAATCATCTTATCTAAATGATGCTTCAACTTATGCTGATTCTGCTGGATCGGATTATTGGTGGAGTTGGGGAAATGTAAATTCTTTAGCAGATTACCGTTTAGCAAAATTCATTCCCCGTTTCTCCGGGTTCATTAAAAAAAATCTAGATGAGTTTAATACAAATAAAAACAGTAATCTATTTGGAAAGGGAACAGAATTAAGTTGGGGAACAAATGTTACCTTATTAGGTATTACTTTGCAAAATATTCTGTATAAAAAATTAACGAATGATAATAAATTCGATTCAGTTGCAGTATTTCAAAGAGATTTTATTCTTGGAAGAAATTCATGGGGAGTGAGTTTCATTTCAAATGTCGGCAAAAATTTTACAATTAATTTTCATCATCAAATTGCAAAAATTAAAGGAAAACTTCCGGGTGGGTTTGCCGCTGGTCCAGCAACAAAAGAATTTGTAGATAATTCGAAAATTGTTTTCGAGAAAGCAGATAAATATGCTAAATTTCAAACGAAGGATTCTTACTATCGAGATGATAGAATGGATTATATAACGAACGAACCCACAATAAGCGGAAATGCAACAGCAATATTTGTATTCGGAAATTTATCGTCTCGGAAGTAG
- a CDS encoding fibronectin type III domain-containing protein gives MKKLITLLIFIPLILSAQAGPPTPTPADAAPTISLNLASISWTAFDDGNGVGNYDVELADASFAGSHSTVAFATNTAATTLAIPTLLIPSNTYYWRVRDTNIDGAGADGPWYTFSFTTILLPTSQASAVVISSVTTTSFQVNWTVGNGATEAVFVRTGSTGTAFPINGTTYTPNTLFGSGTQISASGWYCVFNGGPGGPVTVTGLTAGSTYSVMVCDLNGGVGTQAYNINTAAGNPNTQVTMPVVTTTPITADILVGTSVFSGGNVTYGGSTVTVRGVCWNTSGTPTTADPKTTNGAGGGTFTSTVTPLVVGTQYYLRAYATNAAGTAYGNEVTFVAANFNASASISTNFVTGVSILPVFDWDAIGAGTTYTLEVSTSSSFGSLITLTGNAGIVGNSYTVIYPEFLNNGTLYYWRVKATVGAGALNGIYSPAWQFTSVNISKPEINPINPGVTSAFIGWYQVPYSSGLKFDLYRATNVGMTANLTTVTDLTNSYYTYNGLSNGTTYYLQVRAKNSTGAVIISYSDVKSFTTLAPPKPTISYPIGGVTVYASTPTFFWYIEGNEPALDYEIEWQPLATPFTNVPQITTTSNKLYKTLTTALTAGGSYHWQVRSKAGANVSSWSDPATFVEFSSLATVPPVPFPSWPAGSPTPTIYNNPPVLYFYIDVYATGLEFQAQYSPANTLLGGAGTSFNNSPVDLPWTTDLFSAVEISLIPGNTYYWHVRSRLAANPGVVSLYSDPASFKIATTASGAATTPIPSAPVGGIILDSPLSGITLAWTAPATEPLQYQVRIAQSSSVDGSGMLDHPLAVSTTAGGGYPVSDPTNSILITDIPYSVTPGATYYWQVRSRLVSNPLIFSAWSMVATFSTAAGSSSVVPLVISPNYGQPINNTSAILTWKIPVPTESHLKYDLQYSKNSNFNNIQTITNLNESVAQVSGLESNTRYYWRVLSKTDNGSVSSYSTTGSFITSGTTAVENQEVIPTQFELSQNYPNPFNPTTRINFAIPQNSFVSIKVYDMLGQEVKTLINQEMVSGNHSIDWNADNNLGIKVATGMYIYRITAGNFVSTKKMVLIK, from the coding sequence AACGATTTCGCTGAATCTTGCTTCGATCTCATGGACGGCATTTGATGATGGAAACGGTGTGGGAAATTATGATGTGGAATTAGCCGACGCTTCTTTCGCGGGTTCTCATTCGACTGTTGCTTTCGCAACAAATACAGCAGCGACTACATTGGCAATTCCAACTCTGCTCATTCCTTCAAATACTTATTATTGGAGAGTGAGAGATACTAATATTGATGGTGCGGGTGCAGATGGACCATGGTACACGTTTTCTTTTACAACCATTCTGCTTCCAACTTCTCAAGCGTCAGCAGTAGTTATTTCAAGTGTTACAACAACTTCATTCCAGGTTAACTGGACAGTTGGAAACGGTGCAACCGAAGCGGTATTTGTTCGTACTGGCAGTACAGGTACGGCATTTCCCATCAACGGCACAACTTATACACCGAATACCCTATTTGGCTCGGGTACTCAAATCAGCGCTAGCGGTTGGTATTGTGTTTTTAATGGTGGGCCTGGTGGTCCAGTAACCGTTACGGGTCTTACAGCTGGTTCGACATATTCCGTAATGGTATGCGATCTTAATGGTGGCGTCGGTACTCAAGCTTACAATATTAATACTGCAGCCGGCAATCCAAACACCCAGGTTACTATGCCTGTAGTAACAACAACTCCGATCACTGCTGACATTCTGGTGGGTACCAGTGTTTTCAGCGGAGGAAATGTTACTTATGGTGGCTCAACTGTAACAGTGCGCGGTGTATGCTGGAATACATCTGGTACACCAACGACTGCAGATCCGAAGACTACTAACGGTGCAGGCGGTGGAACTTTTACAAGCACAGTTACACCATTAGTAGTTGGTACTCAATATTATTTGAGAGCATATGCAACTAATGCAGCAGGTACAGCTTATGGAAATGAAGTGACATTTGTAGCAGCAAATTTTAATGCTAGTGCATCAATTTCAACTAATTTTGTTACGGGTGTAAGTATTCTCCCTGTTTTTGATTGGGATGCAATTGGTGCAGGAACAACTTATACTCTGGAAGTTTCAACCAGTTCATCATTTGGCTCCTTAATTACATTAACCGGTAATGCAGGTATTGTTGGTAATTCATATACTGTTATCTATCCTGAATTCCTAAATAATGGAACACTTTATTACTGGCGTGTGAAAGCAACTGTTGGAGCTGGGGCATTGAATGGTATCTATTCACCTGCATGGCAGTTTACATCGGTCAATATTTCTAAACCGGAAATCAATCCAATTAATCCGGGAGTTACTTCCGCATTTATCGGATGGTATCAGGTTCCTTACTCATCCGGTTTAAAGTTCGATTTATATCGAGCTACTAATGTAGGAATGACAGCCAATCTAACAACAGTGACTGATCTCACCAATTCCTATTATACTTATAATGGATTAAGCAACGGTACAACTTATTACTTGCAGGTTCGCGCAAAGAACTCCACAGGGGCTGTTATTATTTCTTATTCTGATGTAAAATCATTCACAACTTTAGCTCCGCCAAAACCGACTATTTCTTATCCTATCGGTGGTGTTACGGTCTATGCTTCTACTCCTACATTCTTCTGGTATATTGAGGGCAATGAACCAGCTCTCGATTATGAAATTGAATGGCAACCTTTGGCAACTCCATTTACAAACGTTCCTCAGATTACAACTACATCAAACAAATTATATAAAACTCTTACGACTGCTCTAACTGCAGGTGGTTCTTATCATTGGCAAGTTAGATCAAAGGCGGGAGCCAACGTATCAAGTTGGTCAGATCCAGCAACATTTGTAGAGTTTAGCAGTTTGGCCACAGTACCGCCTGTTCCATTCCCATCCTGGCCTGCTGGAAGTCCTACACCAACAATTTATAATAATCCTCCTGTTCTCTATTTCTATATCGATGTATACGCAACAGGTCTAGAATTCCAGGCACAGTATTCACCAGCTAACACATTATTAGGCGGGGCAGGAACTTCATTTAATAATTCACCGGTCGATTTACCATGGACTACTGATCTGTTCTCTGCGGTAGAAATTTCCTTAATTCCGGGAAATACATATTATTGGCATGTTAGATCGAGGTTAGCAGCAAATCCAGGTGTTGTTTCTCTTTACTCCGATCCCGCATCTTTCAAAATTGCTACAACTGCAAGCGGCGCAGCTACTACTCCAATCCCTTCAGCTCCGGTTGGGGGAATAATTCTTGATAGTCCACTTTCAGGAATTACGTTAGCATGGACTGCTCCAGCTACTGAACCATTGCAGTATCAGGTCAGGATTGCGCAAAGTTCCAGTGTTGACGGAAGTGGTATGTTAGATCATCCATTGGCAGTTTCGACAACGGCAGGCGGAGGATATCCAGTAAGTGATCCAACCAATTCTATCCTAATAACTGACATACCATATTCGGTAACACCAGGAGCGACTTATTACTGGCAAGTAAGATCTAGATTGGTTTCAAACCCTCTAATTTTTTCCGCATGGTCAATGGTTGCGACATTTTCAACAGCCGCCGGATCTTCTTCCGTAGTACCATTGGTTATCAGCCCTAACTATGGACAACCGATAAATAACACTAGTGCAATATTAACCTGGAAGATACCGGTACCGACAGAATCTCACTTGAAATATGATTTACAATATTCAAAGAATTCGAATTTCAATAATATACAAACGATAACAAATCTAAATGAATCCGTTGCACAAGTATCGGGACTAGAATCAAACACAAGATATTATTGGAGAGTATTATCAAAGACGGATAATGGTTCAGTATCAAGTTACTCTACAACAGGATCATTTATTACAAGCGGCACTACAGCAGTTGAAAATCAAGAAGTTATTCCAACCCAATTTGAGTTATCACAGAACTATCCAAATCCATTCAATCCAACGACAAGGATAAATTTTGCTATACCTCAAAATTCATTTGTATCAATAAAAGTATATGATATGCTTGGTCAAGAAGTAAAGACCTTAATCAATCAAGAAATGGTATCGGGGAATCATTCAATTGATTGGAACGCTGATAACAACTTAGGAATCAAAGTAGCCACCGGAATGTACATTTACAGGATAACAGCCGGAAACTTTGTTTCAACTAAGAAGATGGTATTAATTAAATAA
- a CDS encoding fibronectin type III domain-containing protein — protein MKQKLTVFAIITLISFNVIFAQVPAAPLASAATSITATSFTANWASGGGAAETAYYLDVSTSSSFASFVSGYNNLNVGLVTSYSVTGLTAGPTYYYRVRGYNGFGSSPNSSTIDVAGISVASAATSISNSGFTANWSAVAGASSYTLTNVVDGSSPYFLIVGTSYAVTGLTAGTMYTYSVQAVSTSLSISTASNSITVWTIPSDPVSSAATDVAGTSFSANWSASTGATGYYLDVATDAGFSSFVSGYNNLALGVVTTYSVTGLSSNTPYWYRVRAFNTGGTSGNSGTQTTTTGPLANAATLITQTSFQANWAVAAANNYLEVSTSPTFAGNIGGNFAGTFDFGVVSSTPVSGLTAGTTYYYRVSTAAATPPYSNTITVVTVPPAPVSSAASNIAGTSLSANWSSASGATGYYLDVATDVGFTSYVSGFNNLNVGNVTTYSVTGLTISTPYYYRVRAYNGSGTSGNSSTQNPTTGPAVPLIGGSSPANYAVGVTIQPSFAWSGGVSYDFQIDDNSDFSSPIISLNANPSTSYSFAPYVNTSTILLANGTTYYWRIRKFGPPNSDWTPTQEFTTVNAATPYMNPTLTGVTTAYISWHPVPYSSGLYYDLLWSASANMAGFTTVARLDTTSYTLTNLVQGTTYYVQVRAKNTAGTVIITYSSVTTPFTATAPPIPYRSYPIDGATSYALKPTFFWYIKGNEPFLDYQIRYRLSTDPYPGVPQVTTTSNKLYKTISTDLVAGSTYYWQVRSFIGGVYSNWSTIGDSSFVMYTSLASSPIVPYASWPSGGATVYVNPPVLYYYIDVYATGLEFQVQYSTSSSVGGGGDFSVSPVTSTWTTDLFSALNASLIPNQLYYWHVRSRLAATPASISAWSSTVNFLVATTASGAATTPIPSTPVGGQILDSPLSGVTLYWSAFSTQVLDFEVRIAQSSSVDINGRLDHPLATSAAWITNAATSITVTSIPYTLTAGASYYWQVRSRLNTNNLIVSPWSMVASFATAAGSSSVVPLVISPNYGQPINNTSAILTWKIPVPTETHLKYDLQYSKSADFSNAQAKTNLDEPVMQVSGLDQNSTYYWRVLSKNDNGSISNYSTTGTFKTSGATSVEGEEAIPTAFELSQNYPNPFNPTTRITYALPQNSYVTIKVYDMLGREVRTLISGEMLAGSHSVEWKGEDNLGGKVASGAYIYRITAGNFISTKKMLLLK, from the coding sequence ATGAAACAAAAATTAACTGTTTTTGCAATTATAACGTTAATAAGTTTCAACGTTATCTTTGCTCAAGTTCCCGCTGCACCATTAGCTTCGGCGGCGACTTCGATAACTGCTACATCATTTACTGCAAATTGGGCATCGGGAGGTGGAGCGGCTGAAACAGCCTACTATCTGGATGTATCTACAAGTAGTTCTTTTGCATCATTTGTTTCCGGATATAATAATTTAAATGTAGGTCTCGTTACCTCGTACTCTGTTACGGGTTTAACTGCCGGTCCAACTTACTATTATAGAGTAAGAGGATATAACGGATTCGGGAGTAGCCCCAATTCAAGTACTATTGATGTTGCAGGTATTTCAGTTGCATCTGCTGCTACATCAATTTCAAATTCCGGTTTCACTGCTAATTGGAGTGCGGTAGCAGGAGCTTCTTCATATACATTAACAAATGTAGTGGATGGTTCAAGTCCTTATTTTTTAATTGTTGGTACTTCTTATGCTGTCACAGGTTTAACTGCCGGCACAATGTATACATATAGTGTTCAAGCAGTCAGTACTAGTTTATCAATAAGTACGGCTTCTAATTCTATAACGGTTTGGACAATTCCTTCCGATCCAGTTTCATCTGCAGCAACCGATGTTGCAGGAACAAGTTTTTCAGCAAATTGGAGTGCATCCACTGGTGCGACAGGATATTATTTAGATGTAGCAACAGATGCCGGATTTTCTTCATTTGTTTCCGGATATAATAATTTAGCACTCGGAGTTGTTACAACTTATTCAGTAACCGGATTATCATCGAACACGCCATACTGGTATAGAGTTCGTGCATTCAATACTGGTGGTACTAGTGGAAATTCAGGAACACAGACTACAACTACCGGTCCTCTGGCAAATGCTGCAACTTTGATAACCCAAACGTCCTTTCAAGCAAATTGGGCAGTTGCTGCCGCAAATAATTATTTAGAAGTTTCCACCTCACCAACTTTTGCTGGTAACATCGGTGGAAATTTTGCTGGAACATTCGATTTCGGAGTTGTCTCAAGCACTCCGGTAAGTGGGCTTACTGCGGGTACAACTTACTATTATAGAGTAAGCACTGCAGCTGCAACGCCCCCATATTCTAATACAATAACAGTTGTTACAGTTCCGCCAGCTCCAGTTTCTTCAGCAGCTTCAAATATAGCCGGCACAAGCTTATCGGCAAATTGGTCTTCGGCTTCCGGTGCAACAGGTTATTACTTAGATGTTGCAACGGATGTTGGTTTTACATCATATGTTTCTGGATTTAATAATTTAAATGTTGGAAACGTAACAACTTATTCTGTTACTGGATTAACAATTAGTACCCCGTATTATTACAGAGTTCGTGCTTACAATGGAAGCGGCACAAGCGGAAATTCTTCAACTCAAAATCCAACAACTGGTCCAGCAGTGCCATTAATTGGTGGGTCAAGTCCAGCAAATTATGCAGTCGGTGTTACAATTCAACCATCATTTGCATGGTCGGGAGGTGTTAGTTACGACTTCCAAATTGACGATAACAGCGACTTTAGTTCACCGATTATATCTTTAAATGCTAATCCAAGTACATCGTATAGTTTTGCACCATATGTTAATACGTCAACAATCTTACTGGCAAATGGGACAACTTATTATTGGAGAATTAGAAAATTTGGTCCACCTAACAGCGATTGGACACCAACTCAAGAATTTACTACAGTCAATGCTGCAACGCCATATATGAATCCTACTCTAACTGGTGTTACTACTGCATATATCTCATGGCATCCTGTTCCGTATTCATCAGGTTTATATTACGATTTGTTGTGGTCGGCTAGTGCAAATATGGCTGGTTTCACTACTGTAGCTAGACTTGATACAACTTCATATACATTAACAAATTTAGTACAAGGTACAACTTATTATGTTCAAGTTAGAGCAAAGAATACCGCAGGAACAGTAATAATAACTTATTCAAGTGTAACGACTCCTTTTACTGCCACTGCACCGCCTATTCCTTATAGATCCTATCCAATTGACGGCGCAACAAGTTATGCATTGAAACCAACATTTTTCTGGTATATAAAAGGAAATGAACCGTTTTTAGATTATCAAATTCGTTATAGACTATCAACGGATCCTTATCCAGGTGTACCTCAGGTAACAACAACATCAAACAAATTATACAAAACAATCTCCACAGATTTAGTAGCTGGATCAACTTATTACTGGCAGGTTAGATCGTTCATTGGCGGAGTTTATTCAAACTGGTCAACAATTGGAGATTCATCCTTTGTTATGTATACAAGCTTAGCAAGTTCACCAATTGTTCCATATGCATCGTGGCCATCGGGAGGCGCTACTGTATATGTTAATCCTCCTGTATTATATTATTATATTGATGTATATGCAACCGGTTTGGAATTTCAAGTTCAGTATTCTACGAGTTCTTCTGTTGGCGGAGGAGGAGATTTTTCAGTTTCTCCGGTTACATCAACTTGGACTACAGACTTGTTTTCGGCACTTAATGCCTCACTAATTCCAAATCAACTTTATTACTGGCATGTTAGATCAAGATTAGCCGCAACACCGGCATCAATTTCCGCTTGGTCTTCAACTGTGAATTTCTTAGTTGCAACGACGGCAAGCGGTGCGGCAACGACGCCAATACCTTCAACTCCTGTTGGTGGACAAATATTAGATAGTCCGCTTTCCGGAGTAACTTTGTATTGGTCAGCTTTTTCAACTCAAGTATTGGATTTTGAAGTAAGGATTGCTCAGAGTTCGAGCGTTGATATTAATGGTAGGTTGGACCATCCATTAGCAACTTCTGCGGCCTGGATAACAAACGCGGCAACATCAATAACCGTTACTTCTATTCCTTATACTTTAACAGCTGGAGCTTCTTATTATTGGCAAGTAAGATCTAGGTTAAACACAAATAACCTTATAGTCTCTCCATGGTCAATGGTTGCAAGCTTTGCTACCGCCGCCGGATCGTCATCAGTAGTGCCATTAGTTATCAGTCCTAACTATGGACAGCCGATAAACAATACAAGTGCAATACTAACATGGAAGATTCCGGTACCAACTGAAACGCATTTGAAATATGATTTACAATATTCCAAGAGTGCGGATTTTAGTAATGCGCAGGCAAAAACAAATCTTGATGAACCGGTAATGCAAGTATCCGGACTAGATCAAAACTCAACTTATTATTGGAGAGTATTATCAAAGAACGATAATGGTTCGATCTCAAATTATTCAACAACAGGAACATTCAAGACAAGCGGAGCTACTAGCGTAGAAGGAGAAGAAGCAATACCGACAGCATTTGAGTTATCACAAAACTATCCAAACCCATTCAATCCAACAACAAGAATCACTTATGCACTTCCACAGAATTCATACGTAACCATTAAGGTTTACGATATGTTAGGACGTGAAGTAAGAACATTAATAAGTGGTGAAATGTTGGCCGGAAGTCATTCGGTTGAGTGGAAAGGAGAGGACAATTTAGGTGGAAAAGTAGCAAGCGGTGCTTACATATACAGAATAACCGCGGGCAATTTTATTTCCACAAAGAAAATGTTATTACTGAAGTAA
- a CDS encoding sterol desaturase family protein, translated as MPKNYVSNKDETVRMFENDFLEALSHVHWTVPLWLFVPIIIVMLYEGLYIFSVPFSKSMLLIVFGLFIWTFTEYTLHRFVFHYQPKSNWGKRLHFIVHGVHHDYPKDSKRLVMPPSVSLPLASFFFILFNSLFGNAYVFPFFAGFLIGYLFYDITHYAIHHFNMHNKFWLAIKNHHSKHHYQNPDLGYGVSQPTWDYVFRTSFSVKENTQENETKLINQK; from the coding sequence ATGCCGAAGAATTATGTCTCTAACAAAGATGAAACTGTTCGAATGTTTGAGAATGATTTTTTGGAAGCACTTTCTCACGTGCACTGGACAGTTCCATTATGGTTATTTGTACCAATAATCATTGTTATGTTATATGAGGGTCTGTATATTTTTTCTGTTCCGTTTTCTAAATCCATGCTGCTTATTGTATTCGGATTATTCATATGGACTTTTACTGAATACACGTTACATAGATTTGTTTTTCATTATCAGCCTAAAAGTAATTGGGGGAAGCGGTTGCATTTTATTGTGCACGGAGTACATCACGATTATCCAAAGGATTCAAAAAGACTTGTGATGCCGCCTTCGGTTAGTCTGCCGCTTGCGTCATTCTTTTTTATTCTATTTAATTCTTTATTTGGTAATGCTTATGTATTTCCGTTTTTTGCCGGATTCTTGATTGGTTACTTATTTTATGATATCACTCATTATGCGATACATCATTTTAATATGCACAATAAATTCTGGCTAGCGATAAAAAATCATCATTCAAAACATCATTACCAAAATCCAGATTTAGGATACGGTGTCAGTCAACCAACTTGGGATTACGTATTTCGAACATCATTCTCTGTAAAAGAAAATACGCAAGAGAATGAAACTAAACTCATTAATCAGAAGTGA
- a CDS encoding dipeptide epimerase, translated as MKLSYKKYTLELKHQFRIAYSSRKTTPIVLVKIEDNGFTGYGEASLPPYLPETQDSVIDFLRKIDKKKNEDLTHLPKLISEIDTIAPNNNAAKAAINIALHDLVSKINHQPCYEYLKIPKSKSQFTSFTIGIDEPKIMKQKIREAEHFKIIKVKLGTDQDDEIIKLIRKETNKPLYVDVNQGWKDVAYAIRMSQWLHQQNVLLIEQPFNKDDLESSSRLSEKSPIPIIADESILRLSDLDKIKNSFTGINIKLMKCTGMYEAGKIIKAARQNDLKIMFGCMTETLCAISAAAQFASLVDFVDLDGNLLITNDPFDGEPSEEGVLKLSEKDGLGLELKEDFDFTEL; from the coding sequence ATGAAACTCTCGTACAAAAAGTACACTCTGGAATTGAAACATCAATTTAGGATAGCGTATAGCTCAAGAAAAACTACTCCAATTGTTTTGGTAAAGATTGAAGATAATGGATTTACTGGCTATGGCGAGGCATCGCTTCCTCCTTACCTGCCGGAAACTCAAGATTCTGTAATTGATTTTCTTCGAAAGATAGATAAGAAAAAAAATGAAGACCTAACTCATCTGCCAAAATTAATTAGTGAGATAGATACCATTGCACCGAATAACAATGCGGCTAAAGCGGCAATTAACATTGCTCTGCATGATCTGGTGAGTAAGATTAATCATCAACCATGTTATGAATATCTGAAAATCCCTAAAAGTAAATCGCAATTCACATCGTTTACAATAGGAATTGATGAACCAAAAATAATGAAACAGAAGATACGCGAAGCAGAGCATTTCAAAATTATCAAAGTAAAATTAGGGACCGATCAAGATGATGAGATAATCAAACTGATTAGGAAAGAAACAAATAAACCTCTTTATGTTGATGTCAACCAGGGCTGGAAAGATGTAGCGTATGCAATTCGTATGTCGCAATGGCTTCACCAGCAAAATGTATTATTAATAGAACAGCCATTTAACAAAGATGATCTGGAGAGTAGTTCTAGACTTTCCGAAAAATCTCCAATACCAATAATTGCAGATGAGTCAATACTGAGATTGAGCGATCTTGATAAAATTAAAAATTCATTCACAGGTATAAATATCAAATTGATGAAATGTACCGGAATGTATGAAGCGGGAAAGATTATAAAAGCTGCGCGTCAAAATGATCTTAAAATAATGTTTGGATGTATGACTGAAACTTTGTGTGCAATTTCAGCCGCAGCACAATTTGCCTCACTGGTGGATTTTGTAGACCTGGACGGTAATTTGCTAATTACTAATGATCCTTTTGATGGAGAACCTTCGGAAGAGGGGGTTCTAAAACTTTCTGAAAAAGATGGGCTTGGATTGGAATTGAAGGAAGACTTTGACTTTACTGAATTATAA